A single region of the Sorghum bicolor cultivar BTx623 chromosome 9, Sorghum_bicolor_NCBIv3, whole genome shotgun sequence genome encodes:
- the LOC8076826 gene encoding cation/H(+) antiporter 20: MLASSPSSVKMASDGVWQGENPLDFALPLLAVQIAVILAVTQGLALALRPLRQPQVVAEILGGILLGPSALGRWGAFRRVVFPPWSTAALDTVSGLGLLLFLLLVGLELDFRAVRRAGPRSVAVAAAGIVPPFLAAPGLVPLLKLALPPAPHHAAGFLPLCVFVGAALSVTALPVLACILKELGLLSTPFGETAMAAAAVNDVFAWALLALALAVSGGNSGGPKGTPLAPVYILASGAAFVALMLCAVRPLMARLARRAGNDYERAAALLASSSSPGAVVASALLAGAVTDAIGVHPVFGAFVFGLSVPREGGLAERAREKVAPLVSGLMLPLYFATSGLHTDVDAVRGAAAWGMVALVVAVAFLGKFGGTFAVATVTGMARREAAALGVAMSAKGLVELIVLNIGKERKVLDDTTFAIFVIMALTTTVLATPFMTALYRSTPTATNPGTDGMETELKGGEACPA, translated from the exons ATGCTTGCGTCGTCGCCGTCGAGCGTGAAGATGGCGTCGGACGGGGTGTGGCAGGGCGAGAACCCTCTCGACTTCGCGCTGCCGCTCCTCGCCGTGCAGATCGCCGTCATACTCGCCGTGACGCAGGGCCTTGCCCTCGCGCTCAGGCCACTGCGCCAACCTCAAGTTGTCGCCGAGATTCTG GGCGGCATCTTGCTGGGGCCATCGGCGCTGGGTCGATGGGGCGCCTTCCGCCGCGTCGTCTTCCCGCCATGGAGCACCGCGGCGCTCGACACCGTGTCCGGCCTCGGCCTGCTGCTCTTCCTGCTCCTCGTCGGCCTCGAGCTCGACTTCCGCGCCGTGCGCCGCGCGGGCCCGCGCAGCGTGGCCGTCGCCGCGGCGGGCATCGTGCCGCCGTTCCTCGCCGCGCCGGGCCTCGTGCCGCTGCTGAAACTCGCCCTCCCGCCGGCTCCTCACCATGCGGCGGGCTTCCTCCCGCTCTGCGTGTTCGTCGGCGCCGCGCTCTCGGTGACGGCGCTGCCCGTGCTCGCGTGCATCCTCAAGGAGCTCGGCCTCCTCAGCACGCCGTTCGGCGAGACGGCCATGGCCGCGGCCGCGGTCAACGACGTCTTCGCGTGGGCGCTCCTCGCCCTCGCGCTCGCCGTCTCCGGCGGCAACAGCGGCGGGCCCAAGGGCACCCCGCTCGCCCCGGTCTACATCCTCGCGTCGGGTGCCGCCTTCGTGGCGCTCATGCTGTGCGCGGTCCGCCCGCTCATGGCGCGCCTGGCGCGCCGCGCGGGCAACGACTACGAGCGCGCCGCCGCGCTgctggcctcctcctcctcccccggaGCCGTCGTGGCCTCCGCCCTCCTCGCCGGCGCGGTGACCGACGCCATCGGCGTGCACCCGGTGTTCGGCGCCTTCGTCTTCGGGCTGTCCGTGCCCCGGGAGGGCGGCCTCGCGGAGCGCGCGCGGGAGAAGGTGGCGCCGCTGGTGTCCGGGCTCATGCTGCCGCTCTACTTCGCCACCAGCGGGCTGCACACCGACGTGGACGCCGTCCGTGGCGCGGCCGCGTGGGGCATGGTCGCGCTCGTCGTCGCCGTGGCGTTCCTGGGGAAGTTCGGCGGCACGTTCGCGGTGGCCACCGTGACCGGCATGGCGAGGCGCGAGGCGGCCGCGCTGGGCGTCGCCATGAGCGCCAAGGGGCTCGTCGAGCTCATCGTGCTCAACATCGGCAAGGAGAGGAAG GTGCTGGACGACACGACGTTCGCCATCTTCGTGATCATGGCGCTTACGACGACGGTGCTGGCGACGCCGTTCATGACCGCGCTGTACCGCAGCACGCCGACGGCGACAAACCCCGGGACCGACGGGATGGAGACGGAGCTCAAGGGCGGCGAGGCCTGTCCGGCCTAG